The nucleotide window ATATTCTAAAACGCAATCGAAGAAAAACCTTTTGGGAAGAACAGAAGGAATTGAAACTGTTTTTGATGTTTCTTTCTCCGAAGAAAACACTAATAAACATTTCTTGTTGATCGATGATGTTCTGACGACCGGAGCAACTCTGGAAGCCTGTTCCAAAGCGCTGTTAAAAATCCCGGGAGCGAGGATAAGCATTGTTTGTATGGCAATGGCTCATTCGTGATTGGAATTTGCGTGAGGGATAGAAATAAGCTACCGAAGTAGCATGGATAGCCCGACAGCGTTGAGGAAAGGGGCTCTGTAAAGGTGCTGTATGTAAGCCCCTTTTCTCAACGGTGGCACGCCCAAACTATTAAAAAACGAAATCTATCGTTGAACATAAGTCTTGAAATACCCACATTCATTAATAATTTCCCTGTAGTATTTGGTTTTTGAATAATTGGCTTTTAGGGTTTTGAAACCTAACCAAGGAATAAAGTTGGTTTTATCATCTTGAATATCCCAAGAGGATAAATTTTGCGAATAGTATTTTTTATTGTAGAAATCGTTACGCTGACATTTTGCGAGCATGTATTGTGTTTTGGCTCTTTGTTCATTGTTTTTGGCAGCCAAAAAGGCTTTTTGGTAATAGGCTTGCGCCAAAGAGCAATTGGTAATCATTTCTCGAATTGGGTCTCTGAAAAAATCAGGGGTTGAACCGTATCCAGCAATATTTCCCTCATAAAACAATCGGCCGTTACCAAAATGGGTGATGTTGTAAAAAGCATTTCCAAGCAAAAGACTGTTGTTGTAAACATCAATTCCCTTACTTACGTTGTCCTGCATTTTTTGAATAATAGTTAAGAAGTCAAGTATAGTGTATTTCTTTTTTTGAGCAGCTTGATGGTCACAATCGTGGCAGTCTTTGATATTTCCAAGAAAAGGATTTCCGTAAAAATTGGTTTTTTGCATATTATCCGATTGGTTCATAAAAGCAATGGCTTCGGGAATTTTGTTTTCGAAAGTAGCTTTAACGCCTTGGAAATAGTTAATGTCGCGCAGTTTTATTTCATAAATAGCCGCGCCAATTTGTTCCATTTTTGTTTTGTTTGTTTTTGACAAAAAAGCTTTCATGTCGAGCAGCTGTTTTTCATTGTCATAAAAGCCAGATTCATGATTGAAAATCTCGGTCATTATGGTGTTTTTTTGGTTGCGGTATAATGCGGCCAAATAGTTTTTGCTCCATTCAGTTGCATTTTGATAGCGGAAATTCTCAATCGCTTTTTGAGGTAATTCAAAATACAGCCACGATAAATCTACTAGAACCGTTTTTTCGTTTTCAGGAGTGAGTTGGTCAATTTTGCTCAAGTTGTTTACAAATCGCAATAGCCTTATCTGGTCATTTGCCAAGTTAGATTTAGGCATTTTGCTTTCGGCTTTGTCAAAATTTTTGTCGGCTTGTTTGTAGTTTCCGTTTAGTGTTTCAAGGTAACCAGCTGCTGCATTCCACAAATATGGTTTGGATGTTTTGTCTGATTCTGCAATTTTGGAAACCAAATTAATTGTTGAGTTAGGAATACTGTCTTTTATTCTTTTTTTATTTTCAACTACAGTTTTGTCTTTAAAAGATCGGTCAATTTTGTTTTCTTGATTATTGATTAATCGGGTCAATAAATAATCAAGATGTTGGTTTTTTGGTTGTAGTTTGTAGATTTCTGCTATGGCTTTTTCTTCGTCATTGTAGTAGCCCTGAATCGCCCAAAGCGCTGCTTTTTCATCATCATTTTTAGCCATTGACAAAGATTGTTTCCAGTCTTTTTGTTCTTGTGGGTGGAAACAATAAGCCGAAACAACTCTCATTGTCGGACATTTGTCAAAAACCTGACTGTAGAGGTAATTGGATTTAGCATAATTTTTTTGTTTGTATTCAATACCGGCTATATAGGCCAATGCTCTGTAATACAAAGTGTTTTTGGGAGCTAATTTTTGGGTTTGATTAAAGAAAGTGATAGCTTTTTCCGGTTTATCACTATAGAAATCGGCTTTAATGACTAAGAACCAGTACCTGTTTTTGAGAAAGGGATCTTTGTTATCATTGTATTTTTTTTCCATTGATTTGATCCAATTGTCATCTGACAGGGATTCGTGCTTAACCGTTTCGTCATAATTCCAGGAATCGAATTTTTGAGTAGAGTAGGTTTCTACAATCTGTGCATCATTTAGAAAGGACAAAAAGTCTTTTATTTTACTTTCGTTTAAATTGATTTTTTTATTCCATTTTTCAACTAACTTATTCGTTTTTCCGTTTTTGTAATGGACAACCAAATTTGTGACATCGGCGCTACTTGAATCGGCCAGGAAAAAGGCTAAGTCTTTTTCGTTTATTTTACCTTCGAGATAAGTTGACCAGTCTTTGATATTTTCTTCGTTAAATCTTGTTGTATGTTCGGTATCATAACCAATTCCATAAAAGAAGTCTGCGGATAAGAAAAGAGGTGAATAAGATTTATCCACAAAAGTTTCGGGAGTGAAGTTGGAATCAAATGACCAGCCCCAATCGCCATCTGCGCAGGCATAAATAGTTCCGTAAACCAAAAGGGCGAGGGAACTAAAAGCGATTAATAATTTCTTTAAAAAAGCCTTCTTCATAGTTTTTCAAATTAAATTCGTCCAAATCATAAAAGATGATTTCTTTTGGATTTTGACTAATGTTTTCATCAAGATTATTTGCCATTTCGAGCAAATCTGTAGCTGAGATTGTTTCTATTTTTATCTGGTCATTTTTTTTATAAAAAATACCGCTGTTGAAATTGGAATTTCTAACCTCAAACCAATTGTTTTTTGTAAGAACAAAACTATTGTTATTTTTTAAATTATTGGTATCAATTTTGTTTCTTAAACCAATTATTTTTCCGTCTCTGATGTGAATTCCCCAGGAATAAATAGGCAGGGCAATATTTAATGGTAATGGATAGTTTTTTAGACTTGCTAAATAGCGATTGGCAATATTTTGATCGTATATCGAATTTAAGGAATCGACAGCAATTTTCCCCATATTGTAATACATCAATACGCCTCGATCAACATTCGGAATCTTTGTTTTTTTAAAATATTTTATCTGATGAAGCCTAATTGTTGCTGATAGTTTTTTAGCGGAAACTTTTTTAAAGGCTTCAATAAACCGCATATAATTGTCTTTGCTTTCAAGAGTCCAGTCGCAATCAATTTGGATTTCCTGAATGGCAATATTGTCTTTTGAATTGATTTGTTGGATGAAACTGTTTGTTTTTTTTGCCAAATCCAAAATGTCTAATTTTTTGTCGAGCATTACTCTGTTTTTGATATACACAACAGGAATGATTTCAAGTCCCGAAGTTGTATTTTCAAATTGGATCGGAGTTCTTGGAAAGGGTTTTTCCGTTTGCGGATTTAAATCAATATCAAAATACCGAATGTATAATCTTTCGACTTGATTTTCGGTTAATATTTTTTTTTCTTTTGGCGAAAGCCTAAAAATTGTTTTCCAATAATAAAATGAGATTTTGGGCTGCTCTTGTTGTTGGCAGGAAATAAAAAAACAAAGAATAATGCTGCAAAGAATTAGTTTTTTCAAGGGCTCAGTTTTAAATTTCAGAATTCAGACTTTTAACTTCTGCCTTCTAATTTCTAACTTCTAATGTTTTACTCTTTCCTTTTTTTGGCTCGATGATAAGTCCAATAGGCCAGTAAAACCAATATAACAAATGGCAAATAAGAGCCTATAAGAACCCCTATTTGATAGCCCTGGTCGGGAGCATTTTTAATTTTTTCGTCTATGTTTATTTTTTGAAGCAGTAAAATGAAAGCGGTCATTTGTTATTTGATTAAAGCGTTTCTTGTAAAATCGGATAGAACCAGTTTACCTGAAATTGCAGCTCTTTCCTTTAATAATTTGTCCCAATGTGCAGTTCCTTCCCAAAATATTTTTTTTATTTCGGCAAGTGCTTCCGGATTGTAACCTGCTAGTTTTTTGGAGAAAGAAATTACTTCTAGGTCAAGTTCTTCTTGGTTTTCCAATACTTTGGCGTATAATCCTTTTTGATGTGCCCAATAGGCTGTCTTCCATTCGTGAGCTCCCAAAGTCATTTCTGACATTGCCATTTTTCCAATTTTTCGGCTCACGGCTGGCTCGATCACAAAAGGACCGATTCCTATGGCAAGTTCAGATAATTTTACTGCACTTTCGTGAGTTGCAAATGCATAATCACAAGCTGCAATGATGCCAACACCTCCACCAACAGCCTTGCCTTGAATGCGCCCGATAATTATTTTTTTGCAAGAGCGCATAGCGTTGATCAAATTGGCAAATCCGGTAAAAAAACGGGTGCCTTCATCAAGCGTGCTTACGGCAAGCAATTCATCAAAGGAAGCGCCTGCACAAAAGGCTCCGTTGCCTTCGCTTTTTAAAACAATTATGGAAATATCCGGATTATCACTCAAAAAAGTAAGTTCATTGGTCAACCTGTCCAATAATACTCTAGGGAAAGAGTTACTCGCAGGATGTCCAAACTGTACGGTGGCAATTTTGTTGTCTATGGTTGTTAAAAGCGAACCTGTTTTATCGGGTGTCAGCATAAGGTGTATTTTGATGTAAAGTTAAAAAAGTAACTAACGTGAATGATTATTTTTTTGTATTTGAAGAATAGTCTTTTTGAAATTTGCATATTCTTATAATTATATGTTATATTTGCGCCGAAGATTTGGGGGATTAGCTCATTTGGCTAGAGCGCTACGCTGGCAGCGTAGAGG belongs to Flavobacterium aquiphilum and includes:
- a CDS encoding enoyl-CoA hydratase/isomerase family protein, translating into MLTPDKTGSLLTTIDNKIATVQFGHPASNSFPRVLLDRLTNELTFLSDNPDISIIVLKSEGNGAFCAGASFDELLAVSTLDEGTRFFTGFANLINAMRSCKKIIIGRIQGKAVGGGVGIIAACDYAFATHESAVKLSELAIGIGPFVIEPAVSRKIGKMAMSEMTLGAHEWKTAYWAHQKGLYAKVLENQEELDLEVISFSKKLAGYNPEALAEIKKIFWEGTAHWDKLLKERAAISGKLVLSDFTRNALIK